attttttatccgtccatttaaaccgtgatttaaaaatatttggacaaataactcaTTTTCCGAAGAAAAAAAgttcaaagagaaagaaaaacataCTGCTACAGGTGTAGTGTTGCTCGTATTAAATGCCACACCACATCTTCTCAACAACTAAATCTTTCTCATttgtttcttctttattttccctGTTGTTCTTGTTTGCTACGGCATGGGCGCTGTGCCATTATTAACTTCATCTGTTGCACCTAACTCAACaaaaacagcaacaacaacaataacacacacttccagtttttttttttgtaaagctgTGAGTTTCTCTACCACTTGTTATTTTTATTCTATCTTTGATAAGATAGTCATTGTTATTAATTTATTGTTCCCATCACTGCTATTTCTGTTCATTCTGCCCTTCAATAAACCATTTCTGACCTTCAAAACCCAAATGTACAGTATGCATTTGAGCAGACCCTCACTTTCATTCACATAAAAAATTTCAGCCACCTctcgtgaaaaaaaaaaagattcattgATTTATCATGGGCCGATATCCGATTACAAATATATAAGTAAACAATCATTAGGATTACATATTAGCAGACCATTCTCTTAATAAACAACCGATAAGTCGAACAATTGAAATACTAAACCTTAATATATAAAGTGGAAAAATGAATACTGAGCCACCATGAAAACAGCAACATTTTGTATGGGGAAGAAGCGTTGCAATGTAAAAATCTAAACACTACTTAAGAAGAGTTGCCGAAGGTTCATCGGGTATATGGCGTTAGCATCGCCATTTACCAGTTTCTGTGCAATAATGACATTACAAGCATCAGATGGATGGTACGCATCCCAGAATACATATTTGGATCGATCGGGACAAACATTGCATGGCGGACCACACGGCACGATTCCTCCGTGCTTACCCGCGAGATGGCAACATCCAGAACTTGGGTTCTCAAAACCTGCAGtattccaagtatatatatatacaagtcaGTTCGAACACGATCTCTCTCGAGAGAAACTAACCGAGAAATTATGAAAATAAACAACATACCGTAAGATTTATAGTTTACGACCACATCATTGAAAACGTCGTATACATTTGCATACAAAAATTTAGATCCAGGAAGATTTGAGTTCAGCTCTATGATAAGGCTCTTCAACTTGGTGTTGAATAGCTTCGCCAAGTGATTCGACGATTCAACACAAGAATCACCTGCTTTTGGTGGGTTAAAATCCCTTTGGTATGGGGTGCAACCAATAGGACCAACATTTGAAACAACAATCTTTCTAGTACCCAAGCGGTACAGTCTCTGCAAGCATCAAACAAACAAAGCCCACAAATTTGCTTATTACATTAAACTTGGTAAAAGTATGTCTCTCTCATTTTAAAAGTGTTTCGAAATATTCTCACCGTTAGTTGTGGTCGAAACGTGTAGATCAGAGAATCGACAAACTCTTCTGGCGATGTCTCTGGAGGCATTCCTACAATGGCAGGAACCAAGTAATTGTCGAGGAAATCGTTTGAACCCATTATGATACCAACAAAGGCTTTCTCCAAAAGTTTAGAGGCAGCCACAGAACCGATACTCGAGATAATATCTTGTCTGGTATTCGCAAAGTTATCGATTTGTGCATCCATGTTGATCCTACCACCCTGTATGCATGGTAAACAAGTTTAGCCAGTATTTAATTATGTACTTTCTGAAGATAGTACTGAAATACGAAAATCGACAAGTATCGAAGAGATATGAGCTTACGAATATATAGCCAGTTCTATTAAGAATACCACCACCTCCAGATGCATAGTTAACTCCCTTCAAAACAACATCTCCAACTGTAGTAGGATCCAGGTAAGGAGGAATGTAATAATTGTATCCAAACTCCTGACctacaaacaaacataaaccaagtAATCAAAACCCATCACTAAGACAAGAATCAACGACAAGGATAAAAAGAAAAagccaagaaaataaacaaacctatAACGTCAACAATAGTCCGTTTATTCGTATAACGTCCGGTAGGTTTTCCAAAATCAATCCCATTTGGTGCATAATTAGCTTTAGAAAGAGACACAATGTAGTTATTGTTTCCAGCTTCAACCAAAGAATCCCCAAAAATGAACATGGCTGGTAAATCCTTGGCTAAACAAAGCACAACAAAACATTGGAGAACCACAAGTATATGAAAGTATAAACTTAAACTACCCATATCTTAAAACAGAAAACAACCGAAGCGTATGAAACTAGACCAGCATTTGCTGTTATGCTCGAATGTGGAATGAACTAACAAAACCCTAACGTAGTTACTTATTTATGAGAAATGTAAATCTGCCCCAACCATAAGACAATGTACGAATAATCTGCAGTTATGATTTAACTGCATTTGCAAGTACCCTT
This DNA window, taken from Papaver somniferum cultivar HN1 chromosome 3, ASM357369v1, whole genome shotgun sequence, encodes the following:
- the LOC113358085 gene encoding GDSL esterase/lipase At4g16230-like — protein: MGSLSLYFHILVVLQCFVVLCLAKDLPAMFIFGDSLVEAGNNNYIVSLSKANYAPNGIDFGKPTGRYTNKRTIVDVIGQEFGYNYYIPPYLDPTTVGDVVLKGVNYASGGGGILNRTGYIFGGRINMDAQIDNFANTRQDIISSIGSVAASKLLEKAFVGIIMGSNDFLDNYLVPAIVGMPPETSPEEFVDSLIYTFRPQLTRLYRLGTRKIVVSNVGPIGCTPYQRDFNPPKAGDSCVESSNHLAKLFNTKLKSLIIELNSNLPGSKFLYANVYDVFNDVVVNYKSYGFENPSSGCCHLAGKHGGIVPCGPPCNVCPDRSKYVFWDAYHPSDACNVIIAQKLVNGDANAIYPMNLRQLFLSSV